CCCGCGCGGGGGTGACCCGGTAGATCAGGTTGCTGGAGTTGCTCGCGACGTACGCGTCCCCCGCCGAGTCCACGGCGACCCCCCGCGGGGCCGGGACGGCGGCCATCAGCGTGGCCGAGACCTTGTCCGGGGTGTTGGGGGCGAGCTTGAAGAGCCCATTGGTCTCCGAGACGAAGAAGTTGCCGGCGAAATCGAAGGCGATCGCGCACGGCAGGTTGAAGCCCGTGTAGGTCTGCTCCACGCTCAATCCGTTCGCGGCGAAGCGGGTGACGGTGCCGGCCGTGCCGCCCTGGTGGCTCGTGGCATAGAGCTTGCCGTTCGGGTCGAAGGCGAGGGCATAGGCCGCCGTCAGGCTGGCGAACAGGGTGTGGGCCCCCGGGTTGGCGGGGTCCACCCTTCGGATCTGATTGCTGCCCTTGAGCGAGACGTAGAGCAAGTTGTCGGGGCCGACGATGACCTGCTGGGGCGCGGCCCCGGTCCCGAAGTCCACCAGGGTCCTGACCTCGCGGCTGGAGTTGACCTCGCAGAGGGTGTTCCAAGTGGGGTTCACCACGTACAGCTTGTCGCCGAGGACCGAACGGTGGCCGTCGGTGAAGCGGACCTGGAAGACGGGCCCCGCCTGGAGCGTGGTGCCGATGGTGATGGTCACCGGCCCCGTGCGGCTGCCTGGGGCGACCATGGCGACGATGCTGCCGCTGGCGATGCTGGTGATGCTGGCGGGGGTGCCGTTTACCGCGACCCCGGCGTCGGCGGTGAAGCCGGTGCCGGTGATGGTGATGGAGGTGCCGATGTTGCCCACGGTGGGGGCGACCGAGGCGAGGGAGAAGCCGATGAAGGCGTTGAGGACCGCACCGGTGTTGGTGTCGTAAGCGGTGAAGTGGATGGGGTCGCGATCCTGGGCGATGGCGTCGCAGGTGAGGGTGTAGGCCTGGTCGAAGCCAGCTTGGCTGATACCGCCCACGGCGACGAACGGGTCGTTCTCGAGGGCGCCCATGTAGACGGGGTAGGACGGATGCTCGCCCGCCTGCTCCTTGAGGGCGAGGATGATGCTCAGGGCAGTGCTGCGTCGCGAGAGGTCGACGGTGTTGCTCGGGGTATCGTTCAGCAGGCTGATCCAGCCCTCGGGCTTGTAGATGACGACGTTGCGGATCCGGATCTGGTCGGCCCCCGGCTGGTTGAACTCGGCGTTGCCCCCTTTCACCCCTTTCATGGCCTGCAGGTAGTAGACCCGGTCGGGGGTGAGCGTGAAGGTCTTGCCGAAGACGAGGCTGAACGCGCCGGTGGGGCTCGCCACGGTGGTGGCGAGCGTCGCCCCGCTCTGAGGATCGAGGAGCGCGACCGTAGCCCCGTTGCCCACGTCGGTCAGCTGGGCCTGGACCTGGGGCCCCTCCTGGATCCGGCCGTCCAGGCGAACGGGCGATCCTGCGGCTTGCGCCGTGATCGTTCCGTAAGCGGTCGCGATCGGTGGGAGCTT
This Pantanalinema sp. DNA region includes the following protein-coding sequences:
- a CDS encoding IPT/TIG domain-containing protein — protein: MRRFLIFLLASLLMSGCKLPPIATAYGTITAQAAGSPVRLDGRIQEGPQVQAQLTDVGNGATVALLDPQSGATLATTVASPTGAFSLVFGKTFTLTPDRVYYLQAMKGVKGGNAEFNQPGADQIRIRNVVIYKPEGWISLLNDTPSNTVDLSRRSTALSIILALKEQAGEHPSYPVYMGALENDPFVAVGGISQAGFDQAYTLTCDAIAQDRDPIHFTAYDTNTGAVLNAFIGFSLASVAPTVGNIGTSITITGTGFTADAGVAVNGTPASITSIASGSIVAMVAPGSRTGPVTITIGTTLQAGPVFQVRFTDGHRSVLGDKLYVVNPTWNTLCEVNSSREVRTLVDFGTGAAPQQVIVGPDNLLYVSLKGSNQIRRVDPANPGAHTLFASLTAAYALAFDPNGKLYATSHQGGTAGTVTRFAANGLSVEQTYTGFNLPCAIAFDFAGNFFVSETNGLFKLAPNTPDKVSATLMAAVPAPRGVAVDSAGDAYVASNSSNLIYRVTPARAVFSHLQTNSPSGLCFDDAGNLYVSDSANNLISRVTSLGDSLTYAYGISSPRGLAVDPDDGTLYVALNKSNAVLKVEGGVLKPFVTGIANPETLKFRGNGMFIAHPSTHTVSYVRRSGQMRTVANGLNYPGGVDQAADGLGEPTGPLYAGRFGEQEDPSAALPPSIGGWGLPTGDYMGLDVVNGATVTRRRFLHEQSTDFLTMDATGTVFAVRPGIRTLTRYAYTVPGSGTNTSRQIRQLCGPIAPYQFEAAPGYVALDAAGNVYVSVPAAGKILRFKAAADYAKQEITGFNSPWGITFSDTGAMFVSDPGAGLLRRVTTPATAGTADAWTAPLPASARGIAYYKSATPGTGTLFIANGTEIDQVAIASDAVSGGIQVYFSDLPNPISSLFCDTGRNLYAYANSTYAYKVAKMDPDPPLLSNYI